In one window of Scylla paramamosain isolate STU-SP2022 chromosome 36, ASM3559412v1, whole genome shotgun sequence DNA:
- the LOC135090999 gene encoding calcium-activated chloride channel regulator 1-like, producing MTSRKTIAAMTMRVLSVFLTVAVLGAEQRVKAHPQDLRLVNNGYEGLVVSISDSVSQEHCNHVIHGLKSVLSEFSTMLWSATGGRASLREVTVALPRTWPTDALTCSLLTPLTAAPVVPTEAHIRVTTSHPVFGARPWAQQSQGCGRQGDYIQMGSDLLIATTNDTYNYASRLLLAEWVKFRWGVFEERGFPNDAVYPTTFRDPKTNVPRPNTCAAREAAPVPFCATAAHTPEAPTKHNAQCNGRPAWDIILQSQDFIEGRNSPANATSALHPTLNFVQESAARIVLVVEDTAVMNMQRRWEFVRKAVRRVVVYDVPDGDHVALVVFNSQAHIAAPLSRMDSQTDVRQRVGSSLPRNPSPAAESNKCLMCAIQEALKALDADPAGAAGATIILVTTGKGAAHQQEVAEMERLVTSREVRVHTLLYPVTERRGGGGTAADSLQSVVSATRGSSFSVMDEGVGNDSKVSMMVALMDALLAAVRRSEPLAAPGTPVIIHSRAYQGGIESMSEGSFTLDDSLGADARLSIYYYDLNHVGNTVELTAPSGKVTTSVNMQEEDGDANVIFVNILNAERGKWRYRVDNRADSHQGLHIQVSAKESGTRKISLRLWTSAANNVINASDPSLPVIIYAEVKDNEMPVINAKVTAELQRLGTDTNGSAYHPVLVELYDSGYGDPDITQGDGIYSRYLPSLRGGPGHYQLSVSVDHNSGLALAPINDAFTRHGRLYADKNKISCCGSKIRYEHVKPVQAFRRSMIYGVLEVVAAPPAKDRDQHHSEDIVPPNRILDLRAFVNLTTREVSLRWTAPGDDYDWNRAHYYEAVLASSWGEAKAFGGERVAGMPLPVEVGTEQAVAIQTDRYDQIVYVAIRGVDDAENRGGVSNIASMWVPRPPTTPPPITIAHTAAPTNDLTEPQGRSVTQPVRVAGISLEDMAVIVGSVGGFLIIVAVLATFCYCHVARRRRHHHKQDSEKMEANRSVIIKTNSSLMVDQDETHDSADSVVKEGEASTAKDGRPLSPIQSWGVSKLLQEHERRVSMTSGPLLEAAGSLQHYQNMQEPFPDVTLTGTHSYPSSQTPSTTHSDPPAYQPPYTTEAYVPYPYPYHPGYSQEELPPYTPGLSSQSSQASTAYTHEIASQPSELSYPVDPANYPAEMPSFVGEVAYTQAQPPMYAPAPEEVVPATSQAPVRSKVPPPVAPKPPLAARAAAAAAAAATVTTASVEPKRRNVTQV from the exons AGTGTGCTGTCGGAGTTCTCGACGATGTTGTGGTCGGCTACGGGTGGGCGGGCGTCACTTAGAGAAGTGACGGTGGCGCTGCCCAGAACGTGGCCTACTGACGCCCTCACCTGCTCCCTCCTGACGCCCCTCACCGCTGCTCCCGTAGTGCCCACAGAGGCCCACATCCGCGTCACCACCTCCCACCCAGTGTTCGGGGCGCGGCCATGGGCGCAGCAGAGCCAAGGCTGCGGCCGCCAGGGAGATTACATCCAGATGGGCAGCGACCTGCTCATCGCCACCACCAACGACACCTACAACTATGCCTCGCGCCTCCTGCTGGCAGAGTGGGTCAAGTTCCGGTGGGGAGTGTTTGAGGAGCGAGGCTTCCCTAACGACGCCGTGTACCCGACCACCTTCCGCGACCCCAAAACGAACGTGCCGCGCCCCAACACCTGCGCTGCAAGGGAGGCTGCCCCCGTGCCCTTCTGTGCCACCGCCGCCCACACGCCCGAGGCGCCTACCAAACACAACGCTCAGTGCAACGGGCGGCCGGCCTGGGACATCATCCTTCAGTCTCAAGACTTTATCGAGGGAAG GAACAGCCCGGCCAATGCCACCTCCGCGCTGCACCCCACGCTCAACTTCGTGCAGGAGAGCGCGGCGCGcatcgtgctggtggtggaggacacGGCCGTCATGAACATGCAACGGCGCTGGGAGTTCGTGCGGAAGGCCGTGCGTCGCGTGGTGGTGTACGACGTGCCTGACGGAGACCACGTGGCCCTGGTGGTGTTCAACTCCCAAGCACACATCGCCGCGCCGCTCTCCAGGATGGACTCCCAGACAGATGTGCGCCAGCGCGTGGGCTCCTCACTGCCGCGCAACCCCTCACCCGCGGCGGAGAGCAACAAGTGCCTCATGTGCGCCATCCAAGAGGCCCTGAAGGCCCTGGACGCCGACCCAGCGGGCGCTGCCGGTGCCACGATTATCCTGGTGACCACGGGCAAAGGTGCAGCTCACCAGCAGGAGGTGGCGGAGATGGAGCGTCTGGTCACCAGCCGTGAGGTTCGGGTGCACACATTGCTATACCCCGTCACAGAGCGGCGCGGCGGTGGAGGCACTGCCGCCGACAGTCTGCAGTCTGTGGTCTCCGCGACGCGAGGCTCGTCGTTCTCAGTGATGGACGAGGGCGTGGGTAATGATTCCAAGGTGAGCATGATGGTGGCCCTCATGGACGCCCTGCTGGCAGCGGTGCGCCGCAGCGAGCCCCTCGCCGCGCCAGGCACGCCCGTCATCATCCACAGCCGCGCCTACCAGGGCGGCATCGAGTCCATGTCCGAGGGTTCCTTCACCCTGGACGACTCACTTGGGGCGGATGCGCGCCTTTCCATCTACTACTACGACTTGAACCATGTGGGCAACACTGTGGAGCTAACAGCGCCCTCGGGCAAAGTTACTACTTCTGTCAATATGCAGGAAGAGGACGGGGATGCTAACGTTATCTTCGTCAACATTCTGAATGCAGAACGCGGCAAGTGGCGGTATCGCGTTGATAACCGCGCCGACTCCCACCAGGGGCTGCACATCCAGGTGTCGGCGAAGGAGAGCGGCACTCGCAAGATCAGCCTGCGTCTGTGGACCAGCGCCGCCAACAATGTGATCAACGCCTCCGATCCCTCGCTGCCTGTCATCATCTACGCCGAGGTGAAGGACAACGAGATGCCCGTCATCAACGCCAAGGTGACGGCGGAGCTGCAGCGCCTGGGCACAGACACCAATGGCAGCGCCTATCACCCGGTGCTGGTGGAGCTTTACGACAGTGGCTACGGAG ACCCGGACATCACGCAAGGGGACGGCATTTACTCCCGCTACCTGCCGAGCCTCCGCGGCGGGCCTGGCCACTACCAGCTCAGCGTGTCCGTAGACCACAACAGCGGCCTCGCATTGGCGCCCATCAACGACGCCTTCACCAGACACGGCCGCCTATACGCAGACAAGAACAAGATCTCGTGCTGCGGTAGCAAGATCAGGTACGAGCACGTCAAGCCCGTTCAGGCCTTCCGGCGCTCAATGATCTATGGAgtgctggaggtggtggcggcgccgCCCGCTAAGGACCGCGACCAGCACCACTCAGAAGACATTGTACCGCCAAACCGCATCCTTGACCTACGCGCCTTCGTCAACCTCACCACTAGGGAGGTGTCGCTGCGCTGGACGGCTCCCGGCGACGATTACGACTGGAACCGCGCCCACTACTACGAGGCGGTGCTGGCCAGCTCCTGGGGCGAGGCCAAGGCCTTCGGCGGGGAACGCGTGGCTGGTATGCCTCTGCCCGTGGAGGTGGGCACCGAGCAGGCCGTGGCCATTCAGACAGACCGCTACGACCAGATTGTGTACGTGGCCATCCGCGGTGTGGATGATGCCGAGAACCGAGGAGGCGTGAGTAATATCGCCTCGATGTGGGTGCCGCGCCCGCCCACCACACCGCCGCCCATCACCATTGCCCACACGGCCGCGCCCACCAATGACCTGACGGAGCCGCAGGGCCGCAGCGTGACACAGCCGGTGCGCGTGGCGGGCATCAGCCTGGAGGACATGGCGGTGATTGTGGGGTCAGTCGGGGGCTTCCTCATCATCGTGGCAGTGTTGGCCACCTTCTGCTATTGCCACGTGgcgcgccgccgccgccaccatcacaaacaGGACAGCGAGAAGATGGAGGCCAACCGGAGCGTGATCATCAAGACTAACTCGTCCCTGATGGTGGATCAGGACGAGACCCACGACTCAGCGGACAGCGTCGTCAAGGAGGGCGAGGCGTCCACAGCTAAGGATGGGCGACCGCTCTCGCCCATCCAGTCCTGGGGAGTGTCCAAGTTGCTGCAGGAACACGAGCGGCGAGTGTCCATGACGAGCGGGCCGCTGCTGGAGGCGGCAGGCTCTCTCCAGCACTACCAGAACATGCAGGAGCCCTTCCCAGACGTGACGCTCACCGGCACCCACTCCTACCCCAGCTCACAgactccctccaccacccactcGGACCCCCCAGCCTACCAGCCGCCCTACACCACAGAGGCCTACGTGCCCTACCCTTACCCATACCACCCCGGCTACAGCCAGGAGGAGCTGCCCCCCTACACCCCCGGCCTATCCTCGCAGTCCTCCCAGGCCTCCACTGCTTACACGCACGAGATTGCCTCCCAACCCTCGGAACTCTCCTACCCCGTCGACCCGGCCAACTATCCCGCAGAGATGCCGTCCTTCGTCGGAGAGGTCGCTTACACCCAGGCCCAGCCCCCAATGTACGCCCCGGCCCCCGAGGAGGTCGTCCCTGCCACTAGCCAGGCCCCAGTAAGGTCAAAGGTGCCGCCTCCTGTGGCCCCGAAGCCCCCGCTGGCCGCCcgcgccgccgctgccgccgccgctgctgccactGTCACCACCGCGTCTGTGGAGCCCAAGCGTCGTAACGTGACTCAAGTGTGA